The proteins below are encoded in one region of Flammeovirga kamogawensis:
- a CDS encoding LruC domain-containing protein: MKKFILKLIKLHLLVLSALLCRCTYVIDENTLNENLDPINNSVEDIKVPKGFNFETTDQIKLKIKSEDSSAPSIFSVYITDDNEEKFFIGKGVSDDDGLLDYYFNYPKYISKLYIERELNGEISTKEIHFTSNYAYVTFTESRSSDRKVNQNTIISDADKDGIDDTIDEFKQNPKKAFNNYFPSSKHFSSIAFEDLYPLKGDYDFNDLIVNYQFNLITNASNLVTFIEAKIVFKYLKGTEKTSGFGIELPFHSDSIKSASGSFLTTGKIQLNNKGLESDNDLDKPVIIVFDNSYGMGNENGDLMESDTIYININISDHPIAFSDLNRDIPYNSFIFINKDRGHEVHLPGKKPTQKFNKQLLSLGDDVGDFKTQNGHPWAIHIPYQFTPPQEGIDITNAYSVFDEFVSSEGNNDKDWFIDIDNHKVYSNLIMNE, encoded by the coding sequence ATGAAAAAATTCATTTTAAAGTTGATAAAACTACACCTATTAGTTTTATCAGCTTTGCTTTGTAGATGTACATATGTTATTGATGAGAATACCTTAAACGAAAACTTAGATCCTATCAATAACTCTGTAGAGGATATTAAAGTACCAAAAGGCTTTAATTTTGAGACTACTGATCAAATCAAATTAAAGATCAAATCAGAAGATAGTTCTGCACCATCAATATTTTCAGTGTATATCACTGATGATAATGAAGAGAAATTCTTTATTGGTAAAGGAGTTTCTGATGATGACGGTTTACTAGATTATTACTTTAACTATCCTAAATACATAAGTAAATTATATATAGAAAGAGAATTGAATGGTGAAATATCTACAAAAGAGATACATTTCACTAGTAATTACGCATACGTAACATTTACCGAATCAAGAAGTTCTGATAGAAAAGTAAATCAAAATACTATTATATCTGATGCAGACAAAGATGGAATTGATGATACAATAGATGAATTTAAACAAAATCCCAAAAAAGCATTCAATAACTACTTCCCTTCTTCTAAACATTTTTCATCAATCGCTTTTGAAGATTTATATCCTTTAAAAGGAGATTATGACTTTAACGACCTTATTGTTAATTATCAATTTAATTTAATTACTAATGCTTCTAATTTGGTTACTTTTATTGAAGCTAAAATTGTATTCAAATATTTAAAGGGAACAGAAAAAACATCCGGTTTTGGTATTGAACTACCCTTCCATTCTGATTCTATTAAAAGTGCTTCTGGATCGTTTTTAACTACTGGAAAAATACAATTAAATAATAAGGGCCTAGAGAGTGATAATGACCTTGATAAACCTGTAATTATTGTGTTCGACAACAGTTATGGAATGGGTAACGAAAATGGTGATTTAATGGAAAGCGATACAATATATATCAATATAAATATTAGCGATCACCCAATTGCATTTTCAGACTTAAACAGAGATATTCCGTATAATTCATTTATTTTTATCAATAAAGATAGAGGGCATGAGGTACACTTACCCGGAAAAAAACCAACACAGAAATTTAATAAACAGTTACTTAGTTTAGGTGACGATGTTGGCGATTTTAAAACCCAAAATGGTCATCCATGGGCAATACATATTCCCTATCAATTTACCCCTCCCCAAGAAGGAATTGACATAACAAATGCGTACAGTGTTTTTGATGAATTTGTTAGTTCTGAAGGAAATAATGACAAAGATTGGTTCATTGATATCGATAATCACAAAGTTTACTCAAATTTAATCATGAATGAATAA
- a CDS encoding sugar transferase: MKINILLLDDDQFMQNFVSNLLSKDYIVHTFGTIREAKAFLKIQAVNLIITDLNLINESGIDFINYLNDDIKFKNIPIITLSGEDTSSIKVKVLELGVDDYIVKPFSPSELITRVNNTIKKYQKFFVQPFHVNTKTEEVKLSQPEINNKIPKSYKTSKRVFDIVGSFLLIVMLTPLFIIIGLAIRLESKGPIFYISKRIGQQYSPIPFLKFRSMKLNADHLVDELKADNKYNEALNKHQEKIFNKHYKHGDKGYSICEKELKLSKESSTFFKLENDPRVTKVGAFIRKTSLDELPQLFNVLLGHMSLVGNRPLPVYEAEMLTKDYSIARFNSPAGITGLWQVSKSEQPFMTEKQRIDLDIEYAQKRTFRLDLNLLYRTFPAMIQKEEA; the protein is encoded by the coding sequence ATGAAAATTAACATACTATTACTCGACGATGATCAGTTTATGCAGAACTTCGTCAGCAACCTTTTATCAAAGGATTATATAGTACACACTTTTGGAACAATAAGAGAAGCGAAAGCCTTTCTCAAAATCCAGGCTGTTAACCTAATTATCACTGATTTAAATTTAATTAATGAATCTGGTATAGATTTTATCAATTATTTAAATGATGATATTAAATTTAAAAATATACCAATAATAACATTATCAGGAGAAGATACATCAAGTATCAAAGTTAAAGTACTAGAACTTGGAGTTGATGATTATATTGTTAAACCTTTTAGTCCCTCAGAATTAATAACACGAGTAAATAACACCATAAAAAAATATCAAAAGTTCTTTGTACAACCGTTTCATGTCAATACAAAAACTGAAGAAGTAAAATTATCTCAACCAGAAATAAATAACAAAATACCTAAATCTTACAAAACATCTAAAAGAGTATTCGATATAGTTGGTTCATTTTTGTTAATCGTTATGCTCACACCGTTATTTATAATTATAGGTCTAGCTATTCGATTAGAATCAAAAGGTCCTATATTTTATATTTCTAAAAGAATTGGACAACAGTATAGTCCTATCCCATTTCTGAAATTTAGATCGATGAAATTAAATGCAGACCATTTGGTGGATGAACTTAAAGCTGACAATAAATACAATGAAGCCTTAAATAAACATCAAGAGAAAATATTTAATAAACATTATAAGCATGGAGATAAAGGCTATTCTATTTGTGAGAAAGAATTAAAATTAAGTAAAGAAAGTTCTACCTTTTTCAAATTAGAAAACGATCCGCGAGTTACAAAAGTGGGGGCGTTTATTAGAAAAACAAGTTTAGACGAATTACCTCAACTGTTTAATGTTTTACTTGGTCATATGTCGTTAGTCGGTAACAGACCTTTGCCTGTATACGAAGCAGAAATGCTAACGAAAGATTACAGCATTGCAAGATTTAATAGCCCAGCTGGCATTACAGGTTTATGGCAAGTTAGTAAATCAGAACAGCCATTTATGACAGAAAAGCAACGTATTGATTTAGATATTGAATACGCCCAAAAAAGAACTTTTAGATTAGATTTAAACCTCTTATACAGAACATTCCCAGCAATGATACAAAAAGAAGAGGCTTAA
- a CDS encoding DNA cytosine methyltransferase produces the protein MQTSLQGYTFIDLFAGIGGFHLALSSLGATCKFAAEWDEKCQITYETNFGIKPAGDLTKIDVAAIPLHDILCAGFPCQAFSISGRQKGFEDTRGTLFFDVARIIEAKKPKIVFLENVRNLIRHDKGNTLKVITKTLDNLGYDVSYKLLNARNFGLAQNRERIYIVAIKKELDLNFEFPNELNQKVALEDFLLNSPKDGKIIERDDIRFYKELKDFDHLIREQYPNKPIQIGRVNKGGQGERIYHPKGHAITLSAYGGGVGSRTGLYLINGKVRKLSPRECARLQGFPDNFIITSKMTNAYQQFGNSVAVNVIREVAKSIAKTIY, from the coding sequence ATGCAAACCTCGCTTCAGGGATATACTTTTATTGATCTTTTTGCAGGGATAGGCGGTTTTCACCTTGCTTTATCCTCTTTAGGTGCTACATGTAAGTTTGCAGCAGAATGGGACGAGAAATGTCAGATTACCTATGAAACCAATTTTGGTATAAAACCGGCTGGGGATCTTACAAAGATTGATGTAGCGGCTATTCCTTTACATGATATATTGTGTGCAGGTTTTCCGTGTCAGGCATTTTCTATTTCTGGTAGACAAAAAGGTTTTGAAGATACTAGAGGTACATTATTTTTTGATGTTGCTCGAATTATTGAAGCAAAGAAACCCAAGATAGTTTTTTTAGAAAATGTAAGAAATTTAATACGACATGATAAAGGGAATACGCTTAAAGTAATAACAAAAACACTAGATAATTTAGGTTACGATGTAAGCTATAAATTATTAAATGCTAGAAACTTTGGGTTAGCTCAAAACCGAGAACGTATTTACATAGTAGCCATTAAAAAAGAGCTTGATTTAAATTTTGAATTTCCCAACGAATTAAATCAAAAAGTAGCTTTAGAAGATTTTCTTTTGAATAGCCCAAAGGATGGTAAAATTATAGAACGTGATGATATACGCTTCTATAAGGAACTCAAAGATTTTGATCATTTAATTAGAGAACAATACCCTAATAAACCAATCCAAATTGGGAGAGTGAATAAGGGTGGGCAAGGAGAGCGTATTTATCATCCAAAAGGTCATGCAATAACATTATCTGCTTATGGTGGTGGAGTAGGTTCAAGAACAGGTTTGTATTTGATAAATGGCAAAGTCCGTAAATTGTCGCCACGAGAATGTGCTCGCTTACAGGGATTTCCTGATAATTTTATCATTACATCAAAAATGACAAATGCTTATCAACAATTTGGTAATTCAGTAGCTGTTAATGTTATTCGAGAAGTGGCGAAATCAATAGCCAAAACTATATATTAA
- a CDS encoding LruC domain-containing protein yields MKNILLIITVFFLSNCTSIKDDTLLNNQSGNENNNSLANTKVPTDFNYATTKELSFIISSTNLYQPVTYKIYAHEFGGDKVVIGSGLSNNDGQLTLIKSIPNYINTFTIEKYYKGYIFEEKIQSTSDNVYVSFDAFSKNLGISESSNARVSNGCSDQFYGVNTNGEIYIIDVNDTFSSTQLGSNLSHSTFACGVDKNGGIIYYNNSNKLYKYTIGTGISSLIGSNSSVGWNYVKMAYHNESGRLFAGATNKLRIVNPSDYSIYRTMTVSGFNTSENAGGDLVFTSTGKLYNVSSSGLYLYTFNADTTTCTATRISADNFPYTTTGIAVDRFDNIYITTNETTYSKIIKMDPGNGAYQEVKDLSFRVHDLGNYYCLDSELSTVDSDNDGVIDDLDKYPNDANKAYNNYSPSELGYSSLAFEDLYPSVGDYDFNDIIINYRMNLIANADNKIVSIEAEYIFKYVQGTELTSGFGVQLPIHSDSITSVTGSFLTTGLINVDSKGLETGHSTGAPVYIVFDNSYGMSINSGTLLKSAPINITIDLSAHPIPQADLSDIPFNPFIFINKDRTLEVHLAGKSPTAKFDTNHRNSGEDVGTFKTSDGHPWAIHIPHLFHPSLDGVDITNSYHQFSNFASSGGSSDSDWFNDDTGHRNNDNIIIDTTN; encoded by the coding sequence ATGAAAAATATATTACTAATTATTACTGTATTTTTCTTATCAAATTGCACGTCAATAAAAGATGATACATTACTTAATAATCAATCAGGTAACGAAAATAATAACTCTTTAGCAAATACTAAGGTTCCTACAGACTTTAATTATGCTACTACAAAAGAGTTGTCATTTATCATCTCATCAACAAATTTATATCAACCAGTTACATATAAAATTTATGCACATGAGTTTGGTGGGGATAAAGTTGTTATTGGCTCTGGATTATCTAATAATGATGGACAACTAACTCTCATTAAGTCTATTCCTAATTACATCAATACATTTACAATTGAAAAGTACTATAAAGGATATATTTTTGAAGAAAAGATACAATCTACTTCTGATAATGTATACGTTAGTTTCGATGCTTTTTCCAAAAATTTAGGGATTTCAGAAAGTAGTAACGCGAGAGTTAGTAATGGTTGCTCTGATCAATTTTATGGAGTAAATACAAATGGTGAAATATATATTATTGATGTAAATGACACCTTTTCTTCAACACAATTAGGAAGTAACCTTTCTCATTCAACTTTTGCATGTGGAGTAGACAAAAATGGTGGGATTATCTATTATAACAACTCTAATAAATTATACAAATATACCATTGGAACTGGAATATCATCTTTGATAGGTTCAAATAGTAGTGTTGGATGGAATTATGTAAAAATGGCTTATCATAACGAGTCTGGGAGATTATTTGCTGGTGCAACTAATAAATTAAGAATAGTAAATCCATCCGATTATTCTATCTATAGAACTATGACTGTTTCAGGTTTTAATACTTCTGAAAATGCTGGTGGTGATTTAGTGTTTACTTCTACTGGTAAATTATATAACGTTAGTTCTAGTGGTTTGTATTTATATACCTTTAATGCTGATACTACAACTTGTACAGCTACAAGAATTAGTGCTGATAATTTTCCATATACAACTACTGGAATTGCAGTAGATCGGTTTGACAACATATACATTACAACAAATGAAACTACCTATTCTAAGATAATTAAAATGGACCCTGGTAATGGAGCGTATCAAGAAGTGAAAGATTTATCATTTAGAGTACATGATTTAGGAAATTACTATTGTTTAGATTCTGAACTGAGTACTGTTGATTCTGATAACGATGGTGTAATAGATGATTTAGATAAATATCCGAACGATGCCAATAAAGCATACAATAACTACTCTCCTTCAGAATTAGGTTATTCTAGTTTAGCATTTGAGGATTTATACCCTTCTGTAGGCGATTATGATTTCAATGATATCATTATTAATTACAGAATGAATTTAATTGCTAATGCAGACAATAAAATTGTTAGTATTGAAGCTGAATATATTTTTAAATACGTTCAAGGTACAGAATTAACCTCTGGTTTTGGGGTACAACTCCCTATACATTCTGATTCTATTACTTCTGTAACAGGTTCATTTCTTACAACAGGTTTAATTAATGTAGATAGTAAAGGCTTAGAAACTGGCCACAGTACAGGCGCTCCTGTATATATTGTATTTGATAATAGTTATGGTATGTCAATAAACTCAGGTACCTTATTAAAAAGTGCACCAATAAATATTACAATTGATTTATCAGCACACCCAATTCCGCAAGCAGATTTGAGTGATATTCCGTTTAACCCTTTTATTTTTATAAATAAAGATAGAACATTAGAAGTTCATTTAGCAGGAAAAAGCCCTACAGCAAAATTCGATACAAATCACAGAAATAGTGGTGAAGATGTAGGTACATTTAAAACTTCAGATGGGCACCCTTGGGCTATTCATATTCCACATTTATTCCACCCTTCTTTAGATGGTGTAGACATTACTAACTCTTATCATCAGTTTTCTAATTTCGCATCTTCTGGAGGAAGTAGTGATTCTGATTGGTTTAATGATGATACTGGCCATAGAAATAATGATAATATTATTATTGACACAACCAATTAG
- a CDS encoding glycosyltransferase family 4 protein, translating into MMDTKNITLVSCQHFDSGIGRYSYQLGKGLRDIDYNVELLKLFKAGHEDEYYHEEKWIKKIPYRSFRDLHSYILPYFIHQQLKKTPKTNLIHAHWFISGLSGSYLPNDLVVTMHDVSILHVEETSNWFIGYYKWVINRLKKRKIPLIVVSENAKKDTIKYAKYPEELVYVSYGYINFEKFKPLINRIENEKFTIIYTGGLGIRKNVALLINAIKIVQKKHPNIEVKIAGAYPERTSYPKLVDDLQINTIKFVGYLPEEDLNAFYNSADLFVFTSLYEGFGYTPLEAMAAGVPVISTSGGSLKEVVGSGGHLINYNENELADAIIYYIDNKTALKKLINEGTNWVKKYSKEASIAATLNAYKYY; encoded by the coding sequence ATGATGGATACTAAAAATATAACATTAGTCTCATGCCAACATTTTGATTCTGGAATTGGACGTTATTCTTATCAATTAGGAAAAGGACTTAGGGATATTGATTATAATGTAGAATTACTTAAATTATTTAAAGCTGGACATGAAGATGAATATTATCATGAGGAAAAATGGATAAAAAAAATTCCTTATAGATCCTTTAGAGATTTACACTCATACATTCTACCCTATTTTATTCATCAACAGCTAAAAAAGACCCCTAAAACTAATTTAATTCATGCACATTGGTTCATTTCTGGTCTTTCTGGTTCCTACCTACCCAATGATCTTGTTGTTACTATGCACGATGTTTCTATCTTACATGTAGAAGAAACTTCTAATTGGTTTATAGGCTATTATAAATGGGTTATTAACCGACTAAAAAAAAGAAAGATTCCTCTTATTGTCGTTTCTGAAAATGCAAAAAAAGATACGATCAAATATGCCAAATATCCTGAAGAGCTCGTTTATGTAAGTTATGGTTATATAAATTTTGAGAAATTTAAACCACTCATTAATCGAATTGAAAATGAAAAGTTTACTATTATCTACACTGGCGGATTAGGTATACGAAAGAATGTCGCGCTGTTAATCAATGCTATTAAAATAGTTCAAAAAAAACATCCTAACATTGAGGTTAAAATTGCTGGTGCGTATCCAGAAAGAACATCTTACCCAAAACTAGTTGATGACCTTCAAATAAATACAATAAAATTTGTTGGATATCTTCCGGAAGAAGATTTAAATGCTTTTTATAATAGTGCTGATCTGTTTGTTTTCACCTCTCTATATGAAGGTTTTGGGTACACCCCCCTTGAAGCTATGGCTGCTGGAGTACCTGTAATTAGCACTTCTGGAGGTTCACTTAAAGAAGTTGTCGGTAGCGGAGGCCACCTTATTAATTACAATGAAAATGAATTAGCAGATGCAATCATTTATTATATTGATAATAAAACAGCATTAAAAAAATTGATTAATGAGGGAACTAATTGGGTAAAAAAATATTCAAAAGAGGCTTCTATAGCTGCTACTTTAAACGCATATAAATATTATTAA
- the rlmF gene encoding 23S rRNA (adenine(1618)-N(6))-methyltransferase RlmF, which produces MHPNNLHIEGYDFDKLTKSYPKLKDFVIDGKAGRPTISFSNPEAVKCLNAALLKAYYKVNYWDIPEGYLCPPIPGRADYLLAIEDILDTTTDLKASMIKGLDLGTGANLIYPLIGKGMLDWRFVGTEVDDKAIENAVNLIKKNKINPKDISVRKQENSKHILEGILRKEDRFAFCICNPPFHKSAKEALASSQRKVRNLTGKRQKKPKLNFGGQSNELWCEGGELAFIHQLIEESKNFGDQVIWFTTLVSKSSNMGAVQKFLRGVKPAESHIIDMGQGQKKSRFVAWTFNKDLKK; this is translated from the coding sequence ATGCATCCTAATAATCTTCATATTGAGGGTTATGATTTTGATAAATTGACAAAATCATACCCTAAACTAAAAGACTTTGTAATAGATGGAAAAGCAGGGCGACCTACGATTTCATTTTCTAATCCTGAGGCAGTAAAATGCTTAAATGCAGCTTTACTTAAAGCCTATTACAAAGTGAATTATTGGGATATTCCAGAAGGATATTTATGCCCTCCAATTCCTGGTAGAGCAGATTATCTTTTAGCAATAGAAGATATTTTAGATACAACAACAGACCTAAAAGCAAGCATGATTAAAGGGCTTGATTTAGGAACAGGAGCTAACCTAATTTACCCTTTAATTGGTAAAGGAATGTTAGATTGGAGGTTTGTAGGTACTGAAGTAGACGATAAAGCAATTGAAAATGCTGTTAATCTGATTAAGAAAAATAAAATTAATCCGAAAGATATTTCTGTTCGTAAACAAGAAAACTCTAAACATATTTTAGAGGGAATCTTACGAAAAGAAGATCGTTTTGCATTCTGTATTTGTAATCCACCTTTCCATAAAAGTGCAAAAGAAGCTTTAGCAAGTTCTCAGCGTAAAGTGAGAAACTTAACAGGAAAACGTCAGAAGAAACCGAAATTAAACTTTGGTGGACAAAGCAATGAATTATGGTGTGAAGGTGGTGAATTGGCTTTTATTCATCAATTAATTGAAGAGAGTAAAAACTTTGGTGATCAAGTAATTTGGTTTACAACTTTGGTTTCAAAATCTTCAAATATGGGTGCTGTCCAAAAGTTTTTAAGAGGAGTAAAACCTGCAGAGTCTCATATTATTGACATGGGACAAGGGCAAAAGAAAAGTCGATTTGTAGCATGGACTTTCAATAAAGATTTAAAGAAATAA
- a CDS encoding acyltransferase family protein, with translation MNRIVLPNIGPLRGFLALFVVIFHIPELSKSVDLPYFSDLPIFHKGEEAVWVFFTLSGFLIIKQLYLEQKKGKVEIKKFYARRILRIYPVYYVVLIFGFTFYHFLLPLFGIDYHLNYSLWEGIVWCVGFLPNVFNVLYAPGAILLVLWSIGIEEQFYLIIAPLARISTPKTFIIGLILFTIVSFILFFLPSFSFLRTYYFIYFYMSFGGLIAVLNVENKIPFLVFKNGIIRILLYTVFFLYFLTDVFNFSSNIILHLFSFPLFGLFILNISSEKRFIVNNKVLIYLGTISYGIYMYHMIALNFVLFIVMKTTIINSINKDWLILLINSTTILLTIGIAHLSFYYFEKPIINLKKYFK, from the coding sequence ATGAATAGAATTGTGTTACCAAACATAGGTCCTTTAAGAGGTTTTTTGGCTCTTTTTGTTGTCATATTTCATATTCCAGAATTATCAAAATCTGTAGATTTACCCTATTTTTCTGACTTACCTATTTTTCATAAAGGAGAAGAAGCTGTTTGGGTATTTTTCACTTTAAGTGGTTTTCTTATCATCAAACAATTATACTTAGAACAAAAAAAAGGAAAGGTAGAAATTAAGAAGTTCTATGCACGAAGAATATTAAGAATTTATCCTGTATATTATGTTGTTCTAATTTTTGGTTTTACCTTCTATCATTTCTTATTACCATTATTTGGTATCGATTACCATTTAAATTATTCTTTATGGGAGGGGATTGTATGGTGTGTTGGGTTTTTACCCAATGTATTTAATGTTTTATATGCTCCTGGTGCTATATTATTAGTTTTATGGTCAATAGGTATAGAAGAACAATTTTATTTAATTATTGCTCCTTTAGCACGTATTTCCACTCCAAAAACATTTATAATAGGTTTAATACTTTTTACTATCGTAAGTTTTATACTCTTCTTTTTACCCAGTTTTAGCTTTCTGAGAACTTATTATTTCATCTATTTTTACATGTCATTTGGTGGGTTAATAGCAGTTTTAAACGTTGAAAACAAAATTCCATTCTTAGTTTTTAAAAATGGAATTATTAGAATACTTCTATATACAGTATTCTTTCTTTATTTTTTGACTGATGTTTTTAACTTCTCCTCAAATATAATATTACATCTTTTTAGCTTTCCTTTATTTGGGTTATTTATCCTCAATATTTCTAGTGAAAAAAGATTTATAGTGAATAACAAAGTATTGATTTATTTAGGAACGATATCTTATGGAATATATATGTACCATATGATCGCCTTAAATTTTGTGCTTTTTATTGTAATGAAAACTACAATCATCAACTCTATAAATAAGGATTGGCTAATACTTTTGATTAATAGTACTACTATTTTATTGACAATCGGAATTGCACATTTATCATTTTATTACTTTGAAAAACCAATAATAAACTTAAAGAAGTACTTTAAATAG
- a CDS encoding O-antigen ligase family protein, with the protein MNYLNNQLNDLVKYRLSTPLGVFILVCASFFVGYLCLTINWGIGLAIAIAVVAIPFLLSLFVKIKLSIYFFISLSIFIGIPFKLNLPFPIGLSFDFGILLTILGHLYKCGEDKDFKSTFDIPLLTPLILWVAWNVIQIANPFASSRVAWFYVMRPYVLYPILYFITYYYFRTISDIKSLLFFLLCSCFFSAFWGDIQNVFGYFPFEMEWVYANDAKHLVYISGRWRVFGTLSSPAHFGMLLALVIVISAVISTSYNWGRKIVLFIGICICLPALIWSGTRSGIAILVIAGALVVFTWGNVKIYIVGGIIGFLFFLLVITPSNNYHIQRIQSTFAGSKDTSYNEREENRKAIYPWVWKHPLGGGIGSTGVWGAKFSPGTMLANFAPDSGHIRILVEEGPLGLIFYLSIYVSFILYSLKYSKIWLLKDNELKVTFLTLFASLASFLIVEQVQDVNGILPFSIIIWIFLALMMRTLQLIRDYHKGNYDAKKKKENDELIDHIKMKEIKRANYEKRLKL; encoded by the coding sequence ATGAATTATCTAAATAATCAACTAAATGACCTCGTAAAATATAGACTATCTACTCCATTAGGTGTCTTTATTTTAGTGTGTGCTAGTTTTTTTGTTGGTTATTTGTGTCTTACAATAAATTGGGGAATTGGATTAGCTATAGCTATTGCTGTTGTTGCAATACCATTTTTACTCTCCTTATTCGTAAAAATTAAATTAAGCATTTACTTTTTTATTAGTCTGAGTATTTTTATAGGTATTCCCTTTAAATTGAATCTTCCTTTCCCTATTGGTTTATCTTTCGACTTTGGTATACTCTTAACTATTTTAGGTCATTTATATAAATGTGGTGAAGATAAAGACTTTAAGAGTACTTTTGATATCCCTTTATTAACTCCTTTAATATTATGGGTAGCTTGGAACGTAATTCAGATTGCCAATCCTTTTGCAAGTTCTAGAGTAGCTTGGTTTTATGTAATGCGACCATATGTATTGTATCCAATTCTTTATTTTATTACCTATTATTATTTTCGTACTATTTCTGATATAAAATCATTACTATTTTTCTTATTATGTTCTTGTTTTTTTAGTGCTTTTTGGGGTGATATTCAAAATGTTTTCGGCTATTTTCCTTTCGAAATGGAGTGGGTTTATGCCAATGATGCAAAGCACTTAGTTTATATCTCAGGTAGGTGGAGAGTATTTGGAACATTATCATCACCAGCACATTTCGGGATGTTATTGGCATTAGTAATAGTAATAAGTGCTGTTATTTCTACATCTTATAACTGGGGTCGGAAAATAGTATTATTTATAGGTATATGTATATGTCTTCCTGCATTAATTTGGTCGGGAACTAGATCAGGTATTGCAATATTAGTTATAGCTGGTGCATTAGTAGTATTTACTTGGGGTAATGTTAAAATATATATTGTAGGAGGTATAATTGGTTTTCTATTTTTCTTATTAGTCATCACCCCTTCCAATAATTATCATATTCAAAGAATTCAATCTACGTTTGCAGGAAGTAAAGATACCTCTTATAATGAACGGGAAGAAAATAGAAAAGCAATCTACCCTTGGGTTTGGAAACACCCATTAGGTGGAGGTATTGGAAGTACTGGAGTTTGGGGTGCTAAATTTTCTCCTGGGACTATGCTTGCCAATTTTGCACCAGATTCTGGACATATTAGAATTTTAGTAGAAGAAGGTCCTCTTGGCTTAATTTTCTATCTAAGTATATATGTATCATTCATTTTGTATTCTCTAAAGTATAGTAAAATCTGGTTATTGAAAGATAATGAGCTTAAAGTTACATTCTTAACGTTGTTTGCATCTCTTGCCTCTTTTTTAATTGTAGAACAAGTACAAGATGTAAATGGAATCCTTCCTTTTAGTATTATAATATGGATATTTTTAGCATTGATGATGAGAACATTACAACTTATAAGAGACTACCATAAAGGAAATTACGATGCTAAAAAGAAAAAAGAAAATGATGAACTTATTGATCACATTAAAATGAAAGAAATAAAAAGAGCAAATTATGAGAAAAGGTTAAAGTTATGA